One uncultured Carboxylicivirga sp. genomic window, AGTAATTTGTGAGAAACTGAAGATGGACAATGGTTTGGATTATGATCCGGCTCAAATAGTTGTTTCAAACGGGGCTAAGCATAGTCTTGCCAATGTTTTACAATGCCTGATAAACGATGGCGACGAAGTTATTGTTCCTGCTCCTTATTGGGTAAGTTACATTGATCTTATTAAATTATCTGAAGGTATTCCGGTTGTTATTGAATCAAGTGTGGATACCGATTTTAAAATAACACCAGATCAGTTGGATAAAGCTATTACAGCAAAAACAAAAGCTGTAATGTTTAATTCACCTTCCAATCCATCAGGTAGTGTATATTCCCGCGCTGAAGTAGAAGCTTTGGCTGAGGTTTTAAAGAAGTATCCTGAAGTATTGATCATTTCTGATGAAATTTATGAGAAGATCAATTATGTAGGTGAACATGCTGGTTTTGCTGAAGTTGATTATTTAAAAGACAGAACCATATTAATAAACGGAGTTTCAAAAGCTTATGCAATGACAGGCTGGCGTATTGGCTATATAGCTGCGCCATTGGCTGTTGCTAAAGCTACTTCGAAGTTACAGGGACAGTTTACTTCTGGTGTTTGTGCAATTGCACAAAAAGCTGCAGAAGCAGCTATCGGGGGAAGTCAGGATTGTGTTGAAGAGATGCGTGTGGCATTCTTGAAACGTCGCGACATGGTGTTGGACTTGGTGAAAGACATTCCTGGTTTTAAAGTGTCAATTCCTGATGGAGCTTTCTATATATTCCCTGATTTAAGTTATTATTTTGGTAAGAGCGTAAACGGAAAAGTAATGAATGGTTCAATGGATTTGTGTTTATATCTGTTGGAAGATGCTCATGTTGCTTCGGTACCGGGAGTTGCTTTTGGTGATGATCGCTGTATCCGTTTCTCTTATGCTGCCAGTGAAGAACAATTGCGCATAGCTTTTGAAAGAGTTAAAAATGCTTTGGCAGAACTTAAGTAGTTCTGCCTTTTAATATTTCTCAAAAAATTGTTTCTTTGGGTTGCATTTGTAACCGATTGTAACATTTATGGATAAAACTCCACAAAAAACCGTTAACGCAGAAGGAAATATTGTTGATTTCAACAATGTATATATTCGTCAGCAGGAGCATTTAATACTGCAAAATGTAAATTTTCAGATTAAACCTGGTGAATTTGTGTATCTGATAGGTAAGGTGGGAACTGGAAAATCCAGTCTTTTAAAAACCATGTATAATGAGTTGCCTTTACAGGAAGGGCATGGTTTTGTTGCCGGTTATCATCTGAAAGGTGTTAAAAAGAATCAGGTTCCACTTCTTCGCAGAAAAATGGGAATTGTTTTTCAGGACTTTCAATTGTTATCAGATCGGACTGTTTATAATAATCTTCTGTTTGTTTTGAAGGCAACTGGATGGAAAAACAAAAAAGACATTGATAAACGTATTCGTGAAGTTTTATCTCATGTGGATATGGTTCACAAAGGATACAAAATGCCACATCAACTGTCAGGGGGAGAACAGCAAAGAATCGGAATAGCGCGGGCCTTGTTAAATGAACCTGATTTGATTCTGGCTGATGAGCCAACCGGAAATCTTGATCCCGATACCTCGGATGAATTGATGCTTTTGCTAAGAAGGATCTGTGAAGGTGGTAGAACTGTTATTATGGCAACTCATAATTATAATCTGCTTAAAAAATTTCCCGGACGAACAATTCGTTGTGAGGATACCCGTTTGAGCGAAAGTAAACAGGAAGAAATTGATTTTAACCTGTTGGATTAATTAACCTGTTGATTTCTTGCTAATAAAAAAACAAGGAGTGTTGCTCAATGGCTGCATCACTTTTTTTATCTTTATCATGAATGAGGTTTTTATGCACTAATTACCTTGTTTCTACGTTATAGTATTTAATTCGATCATAATATTCTTAAGCCTAAGGCTCATGATGAGAAATATCTTCTTTCTACTATTCATAGGGGTGTTGCAATTTAGCTTCGCTCAAAAATCGTTAAAATATCAATCTGTCGAGGAATCATACGAGAAGGGCATGGAGTTATTCAGGCATCAGAAATATGGTTTGGCCAGGTTGCAGTTTAATGCTTACGTTGATGCCAACAAAAATAATATGTCGGCCAGAGTAGCAGAGGCTGCATATTTGCAACGAGTTTGTTCGCAAAAGCTTGACAATGGCGATATGCAATATCTATGGGAAGATTACATAAAAAATTATCCATATAGTAATCGTTTACCTTATGCTTACATGCATATGGGCGATTATTTCAAAGACAAAGATAAGTTTCGACAGGCAACAAGATGGTATGAGAAAGTGGATGCCAATGGTTTGGATAAAGAAACGGAACTTGATTTTAATTTTTCGGCAGGTTATGCCTTGTTTAAGCAGGAGAGGTATGATGAAGCACTCGTTTATTTCAATAAGATAAAGGGAAAGGACAATAAGTATTATTCTTCGGTATTGTATTATTACAGTCATATTCAATACGAAAAGGAAAATTATCAGACAGCCTTGGAAGGATTCAAAAAGCTGGAAAATGATAAAGGATTTGAAAAAGTGGTTCCTTTTTACATAGCTCAAATTTATTATTTGCAGGGTGATTTTGATAATGCCATCAGCTATGCATTGCCAATGGTGAAAGAGGGCACCAAACAACGTCAGGCAGATATGAATCGAATTATTGCTGATTCGTATTATGGAAAGAGAGAATATACAAAAGCAATTCCATATTATAATAAAGCCATTGATTTGGTTGAACAACCGCGACGCGAAGACTTTTATCACCTGGGATTCTGTTATTACTATGGTAAGGATTACGATAAGTCAACGGAGGCATTGTCGCAAGTGACATCGGCAGAAGATATCATGTCGCAGAATGCATATTACCATTTAGGAGACTGTTATCTGAAGCTTAAGGATAAAAAGCGTGCCCGAGTGGCTTTTGAGGCTGCATCGAAGTATGATTTTGATAAAGATATTCAGGAAGATGCATTGTTTAATTACATAAAACTGAATTATGAGCTTTCCTTTTCGCCTTTCAACGAAATCATCAATTCATTTATGACATTTATAGAATTGTTTCCTGAGAGTGATAAAATAGACCAGGCCTATCATTATTTAGGTCAGGCTTTTCTAACTACCAAGAATTACAGGGAAGCTTTGAATTCGATGGAAAAGATTCAGCGCAAAAATGACGATGTTTACCGGGCATTGCAGCGTGTGGCATATTTCAGAGGTCTGGAATTATTCACTGATCTTAATTTTACTGAAGCTATTGAGTTTTTCGATTATAGTTTGAAGTACGCTGAGTACGATAAAAAATTAAAGGTTGGTGCTTATTACTGGATGGGCGAAGCCTATTACAGAACTGGTAATTATTCTAAATCGATAAAAGATTATCGTGAGTTTATCTACATGCCAGGATCGTATCAAACCAAAGAGTTTCCTATAGCTCATTACAACATTGCCTATTCCTATTTCAAACAAAAAGAATACAGTGAAGCCAATACATGGTTCAGAAAATATATTAATATAACCGACGGAAAAGATCGTGTTATGTATGGTGATGCACTGAACAGATGCGGAGATTGTTATTATGTGAACCGGGATTTTACACAAGCAATTACCATGTATTCCAAAGCATCACAGGTGCCGGAAGGATCACCTGATTATGCAATGTTCCAGAAAGGTTTCTGTTTGGGATTAGCCAAGGATAATACACAGAAAGTAAGTGTTTTGAAAGATTTGACCAATCGTTATCCTCAATCTCCTTATGTTGATGATGCCTTATATGAAATGGGAAGATCGTATGTTGCCATGGGTCAGTTGGATAATGCCATTTATAATTATAAGACTATCAAGGAAAAGTATCCAAAGGGTAGTCTGGCTAAGAAAGCAATGTTGCAGCTAGGTTTGGTTTACTATAACGATAATGATCTGGATAACTCAATGGCATTCTATAAACGTGTGGTTAATGAATATCCGGGAACTCCTGAAGCGGAAGACGCTTTGTTGGGAATTCGTAATATCTATATGGATCAGAATAATCTGGATGGATATGTGCGATATACCGAAAATCTGGGAGGATTTGCACGATTGGACATTCGTGAGCAGGATTCGTTAACATTTGTAGCTGCTGAACGATTTTATATGAAGAATGACTGTGAGCATGCTATCAAACACTTCGAAAGTTACCTTACTACTTTCCCTGAAGGGAAATTTGTATTGAATGCTCATTTTTATAAGGCAGATTGTCAGTATCGAACAGGTGATTTATCTGATGCTCTTAGTTCTTATGAGTATGTTGCCGGCAAAGGCCGTAGTTTATTTACCGAAGAAGCTTTATTGCGCATGGGCGAGTTAAATTATCAGCAAGGAGCTTATCGCAAGGCTTATAATGCTTTTGAACGATTAGAGCAGGAAGCCGAAATAGCTGAAAATCGTATTGAAGCCAAAATTGGAGTTATGCGATCGCTAGTCAAGCTTGATTTACCTGAAGAATGTGTGAAAGCAGCTCAAAAGGTATTGGACGGAGCCAAGATTGCAGATGAAATAAAGAGAGAAGCCAGATATTACATGGCACAGAGCTATGATAAACTAAAGGATAAAGAAAAGGCTTTTGAGAATTATTCGAAGTTGGCAGGTAACACCAAGAGTAGTGAGGGTGCTGAATCCAAATACTGGGTAGCCCAATATTACTACAATCAAGGAGAAAAGGATCGCGCAGAAAAAGAGATATTCGACTACATCGATAAAGGTACTCCACATCAATATTGGCTGGCCCGGAGTTTTATTCTTTTAGCAGAAATCTATCATGATAGAAAAGAAGATTTTCAGGCTCTGCAATATCTGCAAAGTATTAAGGAGAATTATCAGGGAGATGATGATATTCATTCAAGGGCAGATAATTATATAAATGCCTGGCAGGTAAAAGCTGAAACAGAAGCTCCTGCTGATACAATATCTGTTGTTGATTAATTGAATCTGAAAATGAATAAAATGAAATTGATGCAAACAAAATATATCAAATTAGTTTTAGTTGGTTTAGCCTTTGTTTCTTTTAATCTTTACGCACAGGAAGAGATTAATAAAGATGTAAAAGTGGTTCGGGAGTATACTCCAACCGTTTCTGATGCTTTTAAAGTTAATCAGATGCCGGATGTGAATGATTCAGTTACATTGCGCCCCAGCTTTAACTATCGAATCATTAGTACGTCAGTCAATACCGACTATAAGCCAACTTTAATTAATCCGGCTAAAATACAGACGGAACAACGTGAATTACTGTTGAAGTCGTATGTTAAAGGAGGTGTTGGTAATTATAATACACTATTGGGTGAGTTGGGATATAATATTCTTGAATCAGAACCTTTTCTGTTGGGATTGAATATCGGACATGCTTCTTCCTTTGGAAAGCTAAAGCTTGAAGATGGTGAAAGTGTTGATGCTCCAATGAATGATACCTATTCCAACCTTGGGTTTAAACATTTTTTTGATGATAAAACCTTGAGTGTGGATTTAAACTTTTTGCATAATATCTATCATTACTATGGTTATCAAACATTGGTTGATGAGACGGACTACTACTTGCCGGGTTCAACTGATCCTGTTTTAGGCAGTGTTTTGATGCAGGATGAAAGACAACGATTGTCAGCTTTTGATATGTTAATAGGGCTACAGAATAATGTAAGCGACGATAATAAAACAGTATACAATGCAAATTTTGGCTTTTCAAGTTTTGGAAATGTAACTGGGGTAAAGCAAAATGGTTTTATGCTTAATGGTGTAGTGCGTCATCCGGTGAACGATTTAATATTTTCGTTAGAAGGAAAAGTACAAAGTTTTAAAACCAGTGTCCCGGATACAATCGGACCCATGTATACTTTTGCAGATCGAAAACTAACTTATATTGAGGCGAACCCTGCTGTACATTTTAATTTTGATAATATTAATGTGAAGGTAGGTATGGTGATAGGTGGTCAGATTGACTCAGAAGATGATCAGTTTTTTGTTGCACCGGATATTCTTGCAAAGTTAACTGTTGTTGAAGGTATTGTGGCTCTTTATGGAGGACTAAATGGAAACATGAACATCAATGATTATTGCACTTCAGTATATGAAAATCCATTTTTATCACCCGATGCAAATATAAAATCATCGATGTATGGGTTAAACTTATTTGCGGGCATCGAGGGTAATTTCAGTTCTTCAACCAGTTTCTCAGCTGGCATCGAGTACAGCTTTTTTAATGATGAGCATTTCTATGTCAATAAATACTATAGTGATCAGTCAGAGACAAGTAGCTCATTGTTTACGTATCATTACTCTAATCTGTTTGTACCTGTTTATGATGATGGTAATTTATTAAAAGTTAAAGGAGAGTTGTTGTATCGTCCAAAGAAAGAGATAGAATTATTGCTTCATGGTGCTTATAATGGATGGAACCTAGACTCGGAAGCTGCTGCCTGGCATAAACCGGAAGTGGAATTTGGTCTAAAAGCATCATTAAATTTAAATGAATTTATTTCGTTGAATGGAAGCATTGGATATCTTGGTGAGCGAAAAGCATATGACAGAGAGTTGGATGATTTGCAAAAGACTTTAAGTGGTGTTTTTGATATGAATCTGGGTGGAGAATATCGCTTTAGTCGTCAATGGACGTTTTGGACAAATGTTAATAATATAGCTGCCTCAAAATACTATCAATGGAATGGTTATCCATCGCAACGATTGAATGTGCAGGCTGGAATTATTTATACCTTTTAAGGGCTAAGACTTTTGATCCTAAGGGGTTATAAATAAGCTTGTAATTAAGGTTTTTGATGGGGTAAAAAAACATTCTTTTTGACTCCCCGAAATGGCGATTTTTGCTATATTTGTAGGTCTTCCTTTCGGGAGGATGTTTAAACCGGGTGATCCGGTTTTTTTACGCTTTTCAAAAGTATTTTAAGATGAGTGAAGAAGTAAATGAAAATGTAAATAAGCAGGGCGAATACAGTGCCAGTAGTATTACGGTTTTGGAAGGGTTGGAAGCTGTACGTAAGCGACCTGCAATGTATATTGGTGATATTGGTGAGAAAGGATTACACCACTTGGTATATGAGGTGGTGGATAACTCAATTGATGAGGCTCTTGCCGGACACTGTGACGAAATTACTGTTGAAATTCACGAGGATAACTCTATTTCAGTTACGGATAATGGTAGGGGTATTCCTGTTGATTATCACGAAAAAGAAGGTAAATCAGCACTGGAAGTTGTAATGACAGTGTTACATGCCGGAGGTAAGTTTGATAAAGATTCATACAAAGTATCCGGTGGTTTACACGGTGTTGGTGTATCCTGTGTGAATGCACTATCAACTATGTTAATAGCAGAGGTTCATCGTGATGGTAAGATATATACTCAGGAGTTCTCAATTGGTAAGCCGGTTACAGATATTACTGAAGTAGGAACCACTGATAAAACAGGTACCAAAGTTACATTTAAACCTGATGCATCAATTTTTAATGTGACTGAATACAAATGGTCAATTCTGGCGAATCGTTTGCGAGAACTTGCCTTTTTGAACAGTGGTATTAAAATTCATTTGATTGATCACCGCACACATTCGGAAGACGGAAGTGATAAGGCTGAATTTTTCCATTCAGAAAGAGGTTTGGAAGAATTTGTAGAGTTCATTGATGAAACCCGTGAAAAACTGATTGACAATCCAATTCATATCGTAACTGAGAAAAACGATATTCCAGTGGAGATTGCCATCTTGTACAATACTTCATTTAACGAAAATATTTACTCATACGTTAACAATATCAATACCATTGAAGGAGGTACCCACCTTACAGGTTTCCGTCGTGGATTGACACGTACCTTAAAAACTTTTGCTGAAAAATCTGGAATGCTAAGTAAGCTAAAGTTTGATATTAATGGTGATGACTTCCGTGAAGGTCTAACTGCAGTTGTTTCTGTGAAGGTTGCAGAGCCTCAATTCGAAGGTCAGACTAAAACTAAACTGGGTAATGGTGAAGTTAGTTTGTCGGTTGATCAGGCGGTAAGTACCATGTTAACTCATTACCTTGAGGAAAATCCAAAAGCTGCCAAGGATATTGTTAACAAAGTAATTTTAGCAGCACAAGCACGTCATGCTGCACGTAAAGCACGAGAGTTGGTTCAACGTAAAAGTGTTTTAAGTGGCGGTGGATTGCCCGGTAAGCTGGCTGACTGTTCAGAAAAAGATCCTGCTCTATGTGAGGTATTCCTTGTCGAGGGAGATTCGGCGGGTGGAACAGCCAAACAAGGTCGTGATAGAAAATTTCAGGCGATTCTGCCATTACGTGGTAAGATTTTGAATGTTGAGAAAGCGCTACAACACAAAGTGTTTGAAAGTGATGAGATCAAAAATATATTTACAGCTTTAGGAGTTACCATTGGTACCGAAGAAGACAGTAAAGCTTTAAATCTTGAAAAACTACGTTATCACAAAGTAGTAATCATGACCGATGCCGATGTGGACGGTAGCCACATTACAACATTGATTATGACTTTCTTCTTTAGATATATGAGAGACCTGATTAAAAATGGTTACCTATATATTGCCACTCCTCCGTTATATCTTTGTAAAAAAGGTAAAAACGAAGCTTATTGCTGGAATGAAAAACAACGTTATGAATTTGTTGAGCAATTTGGTGGGGGTAAAGAAGATAGTGTTCACATTCAGCGATACAAAGGTTTGGGAGAGATGAATGCTGAGCAGTTGT contains:
- a CDS encoding pyridoxal phosphate-dependent aminotransferase; its protein translation is MEALQISDRINRLSESQTILMNQKSKELQDKGVDVVNLTLGEPDFYTPDHIKDAAIDAVNKNFTKYPPVPGYPALKKVICEKLKMDNGLDYDPAQIVVSNGAKHSLANVLQCLINDGDEVIVPAPYWVSYIDLIKLSEGIPVVIESSVDTDFKITPDQLDKAITAKTKAVMFNSPSNPSGSVYSRAEVEALAEVLKKYPEVLIISDEIYEKINYVGEHAGFAEVDYLKDRTILINGVSKAYAMTGWRIGYIAAPLAVAKATSKLQGQFTSGVCAIAQKAAEAAIGGSQDCVEEMRVAFLKRRDMVLDLVKDIPGFKVSIPDGAFYIFPDLSYYFGKSVNGKVMNGSMDLCLYLLEDAHVASVPGVAFGDDRCIRFSYAASEEQLRIAFERVKNALAELK
- a CDS encoding ATP-binding cassette domain-containing protein, which encodes MDKTPQKTVNAEGNIVDFNNVYIRQQEHLILQNVNFQIKPGEFVYLIGKVGTGKSSLLKTMYNELPLQEGHGFVAGYHLKGVKKNQVPLLRRKMGIVFQDFQLLSDRTVYNNLLFVLKATGWKNKKDIDKRIREVLSHVDMVHKGYKMPHQLSGGEQQRIGIARALLNEPDLILADEPTGNLDPDTSDELMLLLRRICEGGRTVIMATHNYNLLKKFPGRTIRCEDTRLSESKQEEIDFNLLD
- a CDS encoding tetratricopeptide repeat protein; amino-acid sequence: MMRNIFFLLFIGVLQFSFAQKSLKYQSVEESYEKGMELFRHQKYGLARLQFNAYVDANKNNMSARVAEAAYLQRVCSQKLDNGDMQYLWEDYIKNYPYSNRLPYAYMHMGDYFKDKDKFRQATRWYEKVDANGLDKETELDFNFSAGYALFKQERYDEALVYFNKIKGKDNKYYSSVLYYYSHIQYEKENYQTALEGFKKLENDKGFEKVVPFYIAQIYYLQGDFDNAISYALPMVKEGTKQRQADMNRIIADSYYGKREYTKAIPYYNKAIDLVEQPRREDFYHLGFCYYYGKDYDKSTEALSQVTSAEDIMSQNAYYHLGDCYLKLKDKKRARVAFEAASKYDFDKDIQEDALFNYIKLNYELSFSPFNEIINSFMTFIELFPESDKIDQAYHYLGQAFLTTKNYREALNSMEKIQRKNDDVYRALQRVAYFRGLELFTDLNFTEAIEFFDYSLKYAEYDKKLKVGAYYWMGEAYYRTGNYSKSIKDYREFIYMPGSYQTKEFPIAHYNIAYSYFKQKEYSEANTWFRKYINITDGKDRVMYGDALNRCGDCYYVNRDFTQAITMYSKASQVPEGSPDYAMFQKGFCLGLAKDNTQKVSVLKDLTNRYPQSPYVDDALYEMGRSYVAMGQLDNAIYNYKTIKEKYPKGSLAKKAMLQLGLVYYNDNDLDNSMAFYKRVVNEYPGTPEAEDALLGIRNIYMDQNNLDGYVRYTENLGGFARLDIREQDSLTFVAAERFYMKNDCEHAIKHFESYLTTFPEGKFVLNAHFYKADCQYRTGDLSDALSSYEYVAGKGRSLFTEEALLRMGELNYQQGAYRKAYNAFERLEQEAEIAENRIEAKIGVMRSLVKLDLPEECVKAAQKVLDGAKIADEIKREARYYMAQSYDKLKDKEKAFENYSKLAGNTKSSEGAESKYWVAQYYYNQGEKDRAEKEIFDYIDKGTPHQYWLARSFILLAEIYHDRKEDFQALQYLQSIKENYQGDDDIHSRADNYINAWQVKAETEAPADTISVVD
- the gyrB gene encoding DNA topoisomerase (ATP-hydrolyzing) subunit B, with protein sequence MSEEVNENVNKQGEYSASSITVLEGLEAVRKRPAMYIGDIGEKGLHHLVYEVVDNSIDEALAGHCDEITVEIHEDNSISVTDNGRGIPVDYHEKEGKSALEVVMTVLHAGGKFDKDSYKVSGGLHGVGVSCVNALSTMLIAEVHRDGKIYTQEFSIGKPVTDITEVGTTDKTGTKVTFKPDASIFNVTEYKWSILANRLRELAFLNSGIKIHLIDHRTHSEDGSDKAEFFHSERGLEEFVEFIDETREKLIDNPIHIVTEKNDIPVEIAILYNTSFNENIYSYVNNINTIEGGTHLTGFRRGLTRTLKTFAEKSGMLSKLKFDINGDDFREGLTAVVSVKVAEPQFEGQTKTKLGNGEVSLSVDQAVSTMLTHYLEENPKAAKDIVNKVILAAQARHAARKARELVQRKSVLSGGGLPGKLADCSEKDPALCEVFLVEGDSAGGTAKQGRDRKFQAILPLRGKILNVEKALQHKVFESDEIKNIFTALGVTIGTEEDSKALNLEKLRYHKVVIMTDADVDGSHITTLIMTFFFRYMRDLIKNGYLYIATPPLYLCKKGKNEAYCWNEKQRYEFVEQFGGGKEDSVHIQRYKGLGEMNAEQLWETTMNPEERTLRQVTIESGAEADRVFSMLMGDEVPPRKQFIEENATYANIDV